One region of Tamandua tetradactyla isolate mTamTet1 chromosome 6, mTamTet1.pri, whole genome shotgun sequence genomic DNA includes:
- the CWC25 gene encoding pre-mRNA-splicing factor CWC25 homolog isoform X1: protein MGGGDLNLKKSWHPQTLRNVEKVWKAEQKHEAERKKIEELQRELREERAREEMQRYAEDVGAIKKKEEKLDWMYQGPGGMVNRDEYLLGRPIDKYVFEKMEEKEAGCSSETGLLPGSIFAPSGANSLLDMASKIREDPLFIIRKKEEEKKREVLNNPVKMKKIKELLQMSLDKKEKKKKKEKKKKHKKHKHRSSSSERSSSEDERSRGRSQKRMANSSVLSRVPGYGLQVRDSDHSRGLQRPLLAEQKGVHRLRNHSRSRSSSHSPPRHSSKKSTREAGSWERRSQSLSRRSRSPRPSRPHNSKLNRGERGQTKSPSPKKEVYQRRHAPGYTRKLTAEELEQKRQEMMENAKWREEERLNILKRHAKDDEWEQRLEKLDSRDGKFIHRMKLESASTSSLEDRVKRNIYSLQRTSVALEKNFMKR from the exons ATGGGGGGCGGAGACCTG AATCTGAAGAAGAGCTGGCACCCGCAGACCCTTCGCAATGTGGAAAAAGTGTGGAAGGCTGAGCAGAAGCATGAGGCTGAGCGGAAGAAGATTGAGGAGCTCCAGCGGGAGCTCCGAGAGGAGAGGGCCCGGGAAGAGATGCAGCGCTATGCGGAGGATGTAGGGGCCATCAA gaaaaaagaagaaaaactggacTGGATGTACCAGGGTCCTGGTGGGATGGTAAACCGTGATGAGTACTTGCTGGGGCGCCCCATTGACAAATATGTTTTTGAGAAGatggaggagaaagaggcaggCTGTTCTTCTGAGACGGGACTTCTCCCAGGCTCTATCTTTGCCCCATCAGGTGCCAATTCCCTTCTTGACATGGCCAGCAAAATCCGAGAGGACCCACTCTTTATCATCAG gaagaaagaggaagagaaaaaaagagaggtatTGAATAATCctgtgaaaatgaagaaaatcaaagaattG TTGCAGATGAGTCTggacaaaaaggagaagaagaaaaagaaggagaagaaaaagaagcacaagAAGCACAAGCACCGAAGCTCAAGTAGTGAGCGTTCCAGCAGTGAGGATGAGCGTAGCCGGGGGAG ATCTCAAAAGCGCATGGCGAATTCTTCTGTTTTATCCAGAGTTCCTGGATATGGCTTACAG GTCAGGGACTCCGACCACAGCAGAGGACTGCAGCGTCCTCTTCTGGCCGAGCAGAAGGGAGTGCACAGGTTGAGGAACCATTCCAGGTCCAGAAGTTCCTCCCACTCACCCCCCAGACATTCCAGCAAGAAAAGCACCAGGGAAGCAGGGTCCTGGGAGAGGAGGTCTCAGTCCCTCAGCAGAAGGTCACGGTCCCCAAGGCCCAGCAGACC GCACAACTCTAAGTTAAATAGGGGAGAGAGAGGACAAACTAAGAGTCCATCACCTAAAAAAGAGGTCTATCAAAGGCGACATGCTCCTGGATATACCAG AAAACTCACCGCAGAGGAACTAGAGCAAAAACGGCAAGAGATGATGGAAAATGCCAAGTGGCGGGAGGAGGAGAGGTTGAACATCCTCAAGAGGCATGCGAAGGATGATGAATGGGAGCAGAGACTGGAAAAGCTGGACTCCCGGGATGGGAAGTTTATTCA CCGTATGAAACTAGAGAGTGCATCTACTTCCTCCCTGGAGGATCGGGTAAAGCGGAATATCTACTCTCTACAGAGAACCTCAGTAGCTCTGGAGAAGAACTTTATGAAAAGATGA
- the CWC25 gene encoding pre-mRNA-splicing factor CWC25 homolog isoform X2, whose translation MQRYAEDVGAIKKKEEKLDWMYQGPGGMVNRDEYLLGRPIDKYVFEKMEEKEAGCSSETGLLPGSIFAPSGANSLLDMASKIREDPLFIIRKKEEEKKREVLNNPVKMKKIKELLQMSLDKKEKKKKKEKKKKHKKHKHRSSSSERSSSEDERSRGRSQKRMANSSVLSRVPGYGLQVRDSDHSRGLQRPLLAEQKGVHRLRNHSRSRSSSHSPPRHSSKKSTREAGSWERRSQSLSRRSRSPRPSRPHNSKLNRGERGQTKSPSPKKEVYQRRHAPGYTRKLTAEELEQKRQEMMENAKWREEERLNILKRHAKDDEWEQRLEKLDSRDGKFIHRMKLESASTSSLEDRVKRNIYSLQRTSVALEKNFMKR comes from the exons ATGCAGCGCTATGCGGAGGATGTAGGGGCCATCAA gaaaaaagaagaaaaactggacTGGATGTACCAGGGTCCTGGTGGGATGGTAAACCGTGATGAGTACTTGCTGGGGCGCCCCATTGACAAATATGTTTTTGAGAAGatggaggagaaagaggcaggCTGTTCTTCTGAGACGGGACTTCTCCCAGGCTCTATCTTTGCCCCATCAGGTGCCAATTCCCTTCTTGACATGGCCAGCAAAATCCGAGAGGACCCACTCTTTATCATCAG gaagaaagaggaagagaaaaaaagagaggtatTGAATAATCctgtgaaaatgaagaaaatcaaagaattG TTGCAGATGAGTCTggacaaaaaggagaagaagaaaaagaaggagaagaaaaagaagcacaagAAGCACAAGCACCGAAGCTCAAGTAGTGAGCGTTCCAGCAGTGAGGATGAGCGTAGCCGGGGGAG ATCTCAAAAGCGCATGGCGAATTCTTCTGTTTTATCCAGAGTTCCTGGATATGGCTTACAG GTCAGGGACTCCGACCACAGCAGAGGACTGCAGCGTCCTCTTCTGGCCGAGCAGAAGGGAGTGCACAGGTTGAGGAACCATTCCAGGTCCAGAAGTTCCTCCCACTCACCCCCCAGACATTCCAGCAAGAAAAGCACCAGGGAAGCAGGGTCCTGGGAGAGGAGGTCTCAGTCCCTCAGCAGAAGGTCACGGTCCCCAAGGCCCAGCAGACC GCACAACTCTAAGTTAAATAGGGGAGAGAGAGGACAAACTAAGAGTCCATCACCTAAAAAAGAGGTCTATCAAAGGCGACATGCTCCTGGATATACCAG AAAACTCACCGCAGAGGAACTAGAGCAAAAACGGCAAGAGATGATGGAAAATGCCAAGTGGCGGGAGGAGGAGAGGTTGAACATCCTCAAGAGGCATGCGAAGGATGATGAATGGGAGCAGAGACTGGAAAAGCTGGACTCCCGGGATGGGAAGTTTATTCA CCGTATGAAACTAGAGAGTGCATCTACTTCCTCCCTGGAGGATCGGGTAAAGCGGAATATCTACTCTCTACAGAGAACCTCAGTAGCTCTGGAGAAGAACTTTATGAAAAGATGA